A window of the Virgibacillus pantothenticus genome harbors these coding sequences:
- a CDS encoding ATP-binding protein, which translates to MLNGRLRLCSTIGKHSCNKRLRFIQAKENLILTGSPGTGKTHLATSVGFEACKTGLEVRFYRVSNLVESLEKAWKEDRLASFQSKFKNVDLVILDEIEYVSFTTEVDELFFQLF; encoded by the coding sequence TTGCTAAACGGGCGCTTGCGCCTTTGTTCTACTATAGGAAAGCATTCTTGTAATAAAAGGTTACGTTTCATTCAGGCAAAAGAAAACTTGATTCTAACGGGGTCACCTGGAACGGGAAAAACACATTTAGCGACATCCGTAGGTTTTGAGGCATGCAAGACGGGATTAGAGGTCAGGTTTTATCGGGTATCTAATTTGGTGGAAAGCCTGGAGAAAGCTTGGAAAGAGGATAGACTGGCATCCTTCCAAAGCAAGTTCAAAAATGTTGACCTCGTTATCTTAGATGAGATTGAATATGTTTCTTTTACTACGGAGGTTGACGAACTATTCTTCCAGCTATTTTAG
- the eno gene encoding phosphopyruvate hydratase, with translation MPYITDVYAREVLDSRGNPTVEVEVFTESGAFGSALVPSGASTGEYEAVELRDGDKSRYLGKGVLKAVQNVNEVIAPELLGIDVTRQNIIDALMIELDGTDNKGKLGANAILGVSMAVAHAAASYLEVPLYNYLGGFNAKTLPTPMMNILNGGEHADNNVDIQEFMIMPVGAETFQEALRTGAEIFHSLKNVLKSKGYNTAVGDEGGFAPNLASNEEALQTIVEAIEAAGYKPGEEVKLAMDVAASEIYEDGKYNLKGEGVVRTSEEMVDWYEDMISKYPIVSIEDGLDENDWDGFKLLTDRLGKKVQLVGDDLFVTNTEKLSRGIEQGIGNSILIKVNQIGTLTETFEAIEMAKRAGYTAVISHRSGETEDATIADIAVATNAGQIKTGAPSRTDRVAKYNQLLRIEDELAGMGEYAGKTAFYNLNK, from the coding sequence ATGCCATATATTACAGATGTTTACGCTCGTGAAGTATTAGACTCTCGCGGTAACCCAACCGTTGAAGTAGAAGTATTCACAGAATCAGGTGCTTTTGGTTCTGCATTAGTTCCAAGTGGTGCTTCCACTGGAGAATATGAAGCAGTAGAATTACGTGACGGCGACAAAAGCCGCTACCTAGGTAAAGGTGTTTTGAAAGCAGTTCAAAATGTGAACGAAGTGATTGCACCTGAACTATTAGGAATTGATGTAACACGTCAAAACATCATCGATGCGTTAATGATTGAACTAGATGGAACAGACAATAAAGGAAAATTAGGCGCTAATGCTATCCTAGGTGTATCGATGGCTGTTGCTCACGCTGCTGCAAGTTATTTAGAAGTTCCGCTTTATAACTACCTTGGCGGTTTCAACGCAAAAACGTTACCAACACCAATGATGAACATTTTAAATGGTGGCGAGCACGCAGACAACAACGTTGACATTCAAGAATTTATGATTATGCCAGTTGGAGCTGAAACGTTCCAAGAAGCACTTCGTACAGGTGCTGAAATCTTCCATTCCTTGAAAAACGTATTAAAATCAAAAGGTTATAACACAGCTGTAGGTGACGAAGGTGGTTTTGCTCCAAACCTCGCTTCTAACGAAGAAGCATTGCAAACGATTGTTGAAGCGATCGAAGCAGCCGGCTATAAGCCTGGTGAAGAAGTAAAACTAGCAATGGACGTAGCCGCTTCTGAAATTTATGAAGATGGTAAGTACAACCTGAAAGGTGAAGGTGTTGTTCGTACATCTGAAGAAATGGTTGACTGGTACGAAGATATGATCAGTAAATACCCTATCGTCTCTATCGAGGATGGATTAGACGAAAACGACTGGGACGGCTTCAAGCTTCTAACAGATCGTCTCGGTAAAAAAGTTCAATTAGTTGGAGATGACTTGTTCGTAACAAATACTGAAAAATTATCCAGAGGTATTGAGCAAGGAATCGGTAACTCTATCCTTATTAAAGTAAACCAAATTGGTACTTTAACAGAAACATTTGAAGCTATCGAAATGGCAAAACGCGCTGGTTACACAGCTGTTATTTCTCACCGCTCTGGTGAAACAGAAGATGCTACTATTGCTGACATTGCTGTAGCAACAAATGCTGGCCAAATTAAAACAGGTGCACCATCTCGTACCGACCGTGTAGCTAAATATAATCAATTACTACGTATTGAAGATGAATTAGCTGGCATGGGTGAATACGCTGGAAAAACAGCATTTTACAACTTGAATAAATAA
- the gpmI gene encoding 2,3-bisphosphoglycerate-independent phosphoglycerate mutase, giving the protein MKQNKLAALIILDGFAIRDEVKGNAVKQANKPNFDRYWNQYAHSQLTACGEAVGLPEGQMGNSEVGHLNIGAGRIVYQSLTRVNLSIKKGEFFEKEAFIKSMQHAKNNDKALHIFGLLSDGGVHSHINHLFALLKLAKEQGLEKVYIHAFLDGRDVGPQTAKTYIQQTQDKIAEYGVGQIATISGRYYSMDRDKRWDRVKKAYDAMVYGKGPKYTDPFAVIDESYASEIYDEFVIPSVITNEAGDPVGTVEDGDSIIFYNFRPDRAIQISRTFANEDFHDFDRGDKVPKNLDFVMLTNFSETVNGYVAYEPVNLDNTVGEVLAQHDMKQLRIAETEKYPHVTYFMSGGREAEFPGEKRILIDSPKVATYDLKPEMSAYEVTDALLNELETGDRNAIILNFANPDMVGHSGKLEPTIKAIEAVDECLGKIVDKIIELGGHAIITADHGNSDEVITLEGNPMTAHTTNPVPVIVTKDDISLRDGGILADLAPTLLDLLDIEQPKEMTGQSLIKK; this is encoded by the coding sequence ATGAAACAAAATAAATTAGCGGCATTAATCATCTTAGATGGCTTTGCGATTCGTGATGAAGTCAAAGGTAATGCAGTGAAACAGGCCAACAAACCGAATTTTGACCGCTATTGGAATCAGTATGCTCATAGCCAGCTAACAGCCTGTGGTGAAGCTGTTGGCTTGCCAGAAGGACAAATGGGTAATTCTGAAGTCGGCCACTTGAATATTGGCGCTGGTAGAATTGTGTATCAAAGCCTAACACGTGTTAACTTATCGATTAAAAAAGGCGAATTCTTTGAAAAAGAAGCGTTTATAAAATCGATGCAACATGCAAAAAATAATGATAAAGCTCTACACATTTTTGGCTTGCTTTCAGATGGTGGTGTACACAGTCACATCAATCACTTATTTGCGCTATTGAAGCTTGCGAAAGAACAAGGCTTAGAAAAAGTGTACATTCATGCGTTTCTAGACGGACGAGATGTTGGTCCACAAACAGCTAAAACCTATATCCAACAAACACAGGATAAGATAGCGGAGTACGGAGTTGGTCAAATTGCAACCATATCCGGACGTTACTATTCCATGGATCGAGACAAGCGTTGGGATCGCGTGAAAAAAGCATATGACGCCATGGTATACGGAAAAGGACCAAAATATACCGATCCGTTTGCCGTTATTGACGAATCCTATGCTAGCGAAATCTATGATGAGTTCGTTATCCCATCCGTTATTACGAATGAAGCTGGCGACCCAGTTGGAACTGTAGAAGATGGAGATTCGATTATTTTTTACAACTTCCGCCCAGATCGTGCCATTCAAATCTCACGTACTTTTGCCAATGAAGATTTTCATGATTTTGACCGTGGAGACAAAGTTCCAAAAAACTTAGATTTTGTTATGCTAACTAACTTTAGCGAAACGGTAAACGGCTATGTTGCTTATGAGCCGGTTAATTTAGATAATACGGTTGGAGAAGTTTTAGCACAGCATGATATGAAACAGCTAAGAATTGCTGAAACAGAGAAATACCCTCACGTAACGTATTTTATGAGTGGTGGGCGTGAAGCAGAATTTCCAGGTGAAAAACGAATCCTAATTGATTCACCAAAGGTAGCGACGTACGACTTAAAACCAGAGATGAGTGCTTATGAAGTGACGGACGCGTTGCTAAATGAACTCGAAACTGGGGATCGTAACGCGATTATCCTGAATTTCGCCAACCCAGATATGGTTGGACATTCTGGTAAATTGGAGCCAACGATAAAGGCAATCGAAGCAGTGGATGAATGCTTAGGAAAAATCGTCGATAAAATTATCGAACTTGGTGGTCATGCGATTATTACTGCAGACCATGGTAATTCAGATGAGGTCATAACTTTAGAAGGAAACCCAATGACAGCTCACACAACGAATCCAGTTCCTGTTATTGTAACAAAAGATGATATTAGTTTACGTGATGGCGGCATTTTAGCAGATTTAGCCCCAACGTTGCTTGATCTCTTAGATATTGAACAACCAAAAGAAATGACAGGCCAGTCATTAATAAAAAAATAA
- the tpiA gene encoding triose-phosphate isomerase, with product MRKKVIAGNWKMNKLANDANQFVDEVKSKLPQSEKVEAIVCAPFPFLAQLVEKTKDTKLKVAAQTMHYEESGAYTGEVSPEMLADLGVTYVVLGHSERREYYNETDETVNKKVHAAFKHQLTPIVCVGETLEQREANETMDHVEMQVTKALEGLSEEQVANTIVAYEPIWAIGTGKTATSEQANEVCTHIREVIAKLTSKETADKVIIQYGGSVKPANVEELLAQSDIDGALVGGASLEPDSFLQLVEAGAK from the coding sequence ATGCGCAAAAAAGTAATTGCTGGAAACTGGAAAATGAACAAGCTAGCAAACGATGCGAATCAGTTTGTCGATGAGGTGAAATCAAAGCTACCTCAGTCAGAAAAGGTAGAGGCGATCGTTTGTGCCCCATTTCCTTTCTTAGCTCAGCTTGTGGAAAAGACAAAAGATACGAAATTGAAAGTCGCTGCCCAAACAATGCATTATGAAGAAAGTGGTGCATATACAGGCGAAGTAAGCCCGGAAATGCTTGCAGATTTAGGTGTTACCTATGTGGTATTAGGGCATTCTGAGCGTAGAGAATATTATAATGAAACAGATGAAACAGTGAATAAGAAAGTGCATGCTGCATTTAAGCACCAACTAACACCTATTGTCTGTGTTGGCGAAACGCTAGAACAGCGTGAAGCAAATGAAACAATGGATCATGTGGAAATGCAAGTTACAAAAGCTCTAGAAGGGTTAAGCGAAGAGCAAGTTGCCAATACCATTGTTGCCTATGAGCCTATTTGGGCAATTGGTACTGGAAAAACAGCGACTAGTGAACAAGCAAATGAAGTTTGTACGCATATCCGTGAGGTTATTGCAAAACTTACATCTAAAGAAACAGCAGACAAGGTTATTATTCAGTACGGTGGCAGTGTCAAGCCTGCAAACGTAGAAGAACTATTGGCTCAATCCGATATTGATGGTGCATTAGTTGGTGGAGCTAGCCTTGAACCAGATTCATTCTTGCAATTAGTGGAGGCAGGTGCAAAATGA
- a CDS encoding phosphoglycerate kinase produces the protein MNKLSVKDLDVKGKKVFCRVDFNVPMKDGEVTDDTRIRAALPTIEYLSNQGAIIILASHLGRPKGKVVEELRLDPVAKRLSDLIGKEVVKTDAVYGQEVHEAIAKVGEGDIVLIENVRFEAGEEKNDEALSQAFADLADVYVNDAFGAAHRAHASTTGVAEKLPAAAGFLMEKELSVLGQALENPKRPFTAIIGGAKVKDKIDVIDNLLEKVDHLIIGGGLAYTFIKAQGYEVGNSLLEEDKIDLAKQFMQKAKDKGVEFVLPIDAVVADKFAEDADKKEVDIDQIPADWEALDIGPKTAEKYAEIVANSKLIIWNGPMGVFEMDAFANGTKAVADALAKTEGYTVIGGGDSAAAVEKFGLSDKMDHVSTGGGASLEFMEGKVLPGVAALTDK, from the coding sequence ATGAATAAACTGTCAGTAAAAGATCTTGATGTTAAAGGAAAAAAAGTTTTTTGCCGCGTCGATTTTAACGTACCGATGAAAGATGGTGAGGTAACAGATGATACAAGAATCAGAGCTGCCTTACCTACCATTGAATATTTATCTAATCAAGGTGCGATCATCATTTTAGCAAGTCATCTTGGTCGTCCTAAAGGAAAAGTTGTAGAAGAGTTACGCCTAGATCCTGTAGCAAAACGATTAAGTGATTTAATCGGTAAAGAAGTCGTAAAAACAGATGCAGTATATGGTCAAGAAGTCCATGAAGCAATTGCCAAGGTAGGCGAAGGCGATATCGTTTTAATCGAAAACGTCCGCTTTGAAGCTGGTGAAGAAAAGAATGATGAAGCATTGTCACAAGCATTTGCTGATCTGGCGGATGTTTATGTGAATGATGCATTCGGTGCAGCTCACCGAGCTCATGCTTCAACAACTGGTGTAGCAGAAAAGCTTCCTGCCGCTGCTGGATTTTTAATGGAAAAGGAACTATCTGTTTTAGGTCAAGCATTAGAAAATCCTAAACGTCCATTTACAGCTATTATTGGTGGGGCGAAAGTAAAAGATAAAATTGATGTTATCGATAATTTACTTGAAAAAGTAGACCACCTTATTATTGGTGGTGGCTTAGCCTATACTTTTATTAAAGCACAAGGCTATGAAGTTGGTAATTCATTATTAGAAGAAGACAAAATTGACCTTGCCAAACAGTTTATGCAAAAAGCAAAAGATAAAGGTGTCGAATTTGTGCTTCCAATTGACGCTGTTGTAGCGGACAAATTTGCTGAAGATGCCGATAAAAAAGAAGTAGATATCGATCAAATTCCAGCTGACTGGGAAGCGTTGGATATCGGTCCTAAAACAGCTGAGAAATATGCAGAAATTGTTGCTAACTCTAAATTAATTATTTGGAATGGTCCAATGGGAGTTTTTGAAATGGATGCTTTTGCTAATGGAACAAAAGCAGTTGCTGATGCATTAGCAAAAACAGAAGGATATACCGTAATTGGCGGTGGAGATTCTGCAGCTGCTGTGGAAAAATTTGGTCTAAGTGATAAAATGGATCATGTATCTACTGGTGGAGGAGCATCTTTAGAATTTATGGAAGGTAAAGTTCTTCCAGGTGTTGCTGCATTAACAGATAAATAA
- the gap gene encoding type I glyceraldehyde-3-phosphate dehydrogenase, whose amino-acid sequence MAVKVGINGFGRIGRLVFRLALQNDDVEVVAINDLTDANMLAHLLKYDSIHGILEEEVSVNGSNIVVGGKEIKVMSERDPAQLGWDKLGVEIVMESTGRFTNREDAQKHIDAGAKKVIISAPGKNEDLTVVMGVNDKEYDPAKHHVVSNASCTTNCLAPYAKVLHDNFGIKRGLMTTIHSYTNDQQILDLPHKDYRRARAAAQNIIPTTTGAAKAVGKVLPELNGKLNGGAVRVPTPDGSLVDLVAELEKNVTAEEINAALKEAAEGELKGILEYSEAPLVSSDILGNQHSSIVDGLSTIVLEDNLVKVISWYDNEMGYSARCVDLAVLMNNKGL is encoded by the coding sequence ATGGCAGTAAAAGTAGGAATTAATGGTTTTGGTAGAATAGGACGTCTTGTATTTCGCCTTGCTCTACAAAATGATGATGTAGAAGTAGTTGCAATCAATGACTTAACCGATGCTAATATGCTAGCTCATTTACTAAAGTATGACTCTATCCATGGTATTTTGGAAGAAGAGGTTTCTGTAAATGGTTCAAATATTGTTGTTGGTGGAAAAGAAATCAAAGTAATGTCTGAAAGAGACCCTGCTCAATTAGGCTGGGACAAACTTGGTGTAGAAATTGTAATGGAATCTACGGGACGTTTTACAAATAGAGAAGATGCACAAAAGCATATTGACGCTGGTGCGAAAAAGGTAATTATTTCTGCACCTGGTAAAAATGAAGACTTAACAGTAGTAATGGGTGTTAACGATAAAGAATATGATCCAGCAAAACATCATGTTGTATCTAATGCTTCTTGTACAACAAACTGTTTAGCGCCATATGCTAAGGTTTTACATGATAACTTTGGTATTAAACGCGGTCTAATGACTACAATTCACTCTTATACAAATGATCAGCAAATCCTTGATTTGCCACATAAAGATTATCGTCGTGCTCGTGCAGCAGCACAAAACATTATCCCGACAACAACTGGTGCTGCTAAAGCAGTAGGAAAAGTTTTACCAGAATTAAATGGTAAGTTAAATGGTGGCGCAGTACGTGTTCCTACTCCAGACGGTTCTTTAGTAGACCTTGTTGCTGAATTAGAGAAAAATGTAACAGCAGAAGAAATCAATGCTGCATTAAAAGAAGCTGCTGAAGGTGAATTAAAAGGAATTCTTGAATACAGTGAAGCACCACTTGTATCTTCAGATATTTTAGGTAACCAGCACTCTTCTATTGTAGATGGCTTATCTACAATTGTTTTAGAAGATAACCTAGTAAAAGTTATTTCTTGGTACGATAATGAAATGGGTTATTCTGCTCGCTGTGTTGATTTAGCAGTACTAATGAACAACAAAGGACTATAA
- a CDS encoding sugar-binding transcriptional regulator, with translation MRNLIQLQKRLLPDMLEVMQRRYAMLRTIDLLEPIGRRGLAENTNVTERTVRGEIELLQSQDLIQITAKGMFITKEGKLILEQLGAFMSEIMDLRALENKLKDALSIRNVIVVPGNSDEHEWVKQEMGKACVASLKTMIGEQPTIAVTGGTTMAAIAAMMTPFEQSNNTLFVPARGGIGEKVENQANTIAAEMARKAHGDYRLLYVPDPLSESAYQMIIQEPSVNETLSQIKTATVVMHGIGDALTMAYRRKTPEDIVEKLREHQAVSEAFGYYFDKKGNVVHKVRTVGIQLEDLKQIPYVITIAGGRSKAQAIASYFKRAKTELLITDEAAAEEILRGASSL, from the coding sequence ATGAGAAATTTAATTCAACTACAAAAAAGATTACTACCTGATATGCTGGAAGTAATGCAACGGCGCTATGCGATGCTGCGCACCATTGATCTGTTAGAGCCAATAGGTCGAAGGGGACTAGCTGAAAACACAAATGTGACCGAACGAACTGTACGAGGAGAAATCGAACTTTTGCAGTCACAAGATTTAATTCAAATAACTGCGAAAGGTATGTTTATTACAAAAGAGGGTAAATTAATCCTAGAACAGTTAGGTGCATTTATGAGTGAGATAATGGACTTGCGTGCGTTGGAAAACAAACTAAAGGATGCGTTATCTATCCGTAACGTTATCGTTGTCCCTGGAAATAGCGATGAGCATGAATGGGTTAAACAGGAAATGGGGAAGGCTTGTGTGGCAAGCTTAAAAACCATGATTGGTGAACAACCAACGATTGCTGTAACTGGTGGAACCACAATGGCTGCAATAGCAGCTATGATGACGCCATTTGAACAGAGCAATAATACGCTTTTTGTCCCGGCACGAGGCGGTATTGGTGAAAAGGTAGAAAACCAGGCTAATACGATTGCGGCTGAAATGGCTCGCAAAGCACATGGCGATTATCGCTTGCTGTATGTTCCTGATCCATTAAGCGAATCAGCTTATCAAATGATCATCCAGGAGCCAAGCGTGAATGAAACATTATCGCAGATAAAAACGGCAACGGTTGTGATGCATGGAATTGGCGATGCGCTCACAATGGCGTATCGGAGAAAAACACCAGAGGATATTGTGGAAAAATTGCGCGAGCATCAGGCGGTAAGTGAAGCTTTTGGTTATTATTTCGACAAAAAGGGTAATGTTGTACATAAGGTGCGTACAGTTGGAATACAGCTGGAAGATTTAAAGCAAATCCCTTATGTTATTACCATTGCAGGTGGGCGCTCTAAAGCGCAAGCAATTGCTTCGTATTTTAAGCGAGCAAAAACAGAGCTGCTAATCACCGATGAAGCAGCCGCAGAAGAGATTTTAAGGGGAGCATCCTCCCTTTAA
- a CDS encoding glutaredoxin family protein, with the protein MITVYFYTKTACPLCDEAKWMLEMFQDEYGLQVEERDIYTNDQWLEQYQLIIPCIQVNGEILDASQLSWESLKKFLEQYARK; encoded by the coding sequence TTGATAACGGTATATTTTTATACGAAAACTGCCTGTCCCCTATGTGATGAGGCAAAATGGATGCTGGAAATGTTTCAAGATGAATACGGATTACAAGTGGAAGAACGGGATATATACACCAATGACCAATGGTTGGAACAATATCAATTAATAATCCCCTGCATTCAAGTTAATGGCGAAATACTAGACGCCTCTCAGCTAAGTTGGGAATCATTGAAAAAATTTCTGGAGCAATATGCGCGCAAGTAA
- the rpoN gene encoding RNA polymerase factor sigma-54 encodes MKLQLVNEQVLQWKMNQSLMQSIQILQFSSTELVDYLKELEKENPLIEEINYDDANIPYRSSTDNTIAPGEINANELSMYDHLKKQLYTLNIPEGMRPIVLFGIDSINESGYLDIDLLLWAEQCQTTVEKVEQALKFIQSLEPAGIGARTLSECIVLQLNIPSEEVPFVNDLLNNHLEWVAEEDVEAVATHYEKSPAYVKELFDQIKTCHPKPGHLLDTKIDHYIIPEASIYKENGKWHLSFYSWSAPKLTINDDYYHMKGIGKETEKYIKEKQTQVEMVKKAIAYRSNTLERVIQCIIEKQSLFFEHGAHMLQSLTLKDIADELELHVSTISRAIAQKYVQTPTGILPLNFFLQTGIKQTNGTKAAASAVKKFIVDLIDSEDKRKPFSDEKIRRLLADHYDITIARRTVMKYREQMQIPSSTKRKER; translated from the coding sequence ATGAAGTTACAGCTTGTTAATGAGCAAGTGTTACAATGGAAAATGAATCAATCCTTGATGCAGTCTATTCAAATATTGCAATTTTCCAGTACTGAGCTAGTCGATTATTTAAAAGAACTAGAAAAAGAAAACCCGCTCATTGAAGAGATAAACTATGATGATGCGAATATTCCGTATCGATCTTCTACGGATAATACAATAGCTCCAGGAGAAATAAATGCAAACGAGTTAAGCATGTATGATCATTTAAAGAAGCAGTTATATACGTTGAACATACCAGAGGGAATGAGACCGATTGTTTTATTTGGTATTGATTCCATCAATGAAAGCGGTTACCTAGATATTGATCTGCTACTATGGGCTGAGCAGTGTCAGACTACTGTGGAGAAGGTGGAGCAAGCATTAAAGTTCATCCAATCTTTGGAACCAGCTGGTATAGGAGCAAGGACCTTAAGTGAATGTATCGTTTTACAATTAAATATTCCGTCTGAAGAAGTTCCGTTTGTAAACGATTTATTGAACAATCATTTAGAATGGGTAGCTGAAGAAGATGTTGAGGCAGTAGCGACCCATTACGAAAAAAGTCCTGCATATGTGAAAGAATTGTTTGACCAAATTAAAACATGTCACCCAAAACCGGGACATTTGCTAGATACGAAAATAGACCATTATATTATTCCCGAAGCTTCTATTTATAAAGAGAACGGAAAATGGCATTTATCATTTTATTCTTGGAGTGCGCCTAAGCTAACAATTAACGATGATTATTATCATATGAAGGGGATCGGCAAGGAAACGGAGAAATACATTAAGGAAAAACAGACACAGGTAGAAATGGTGAAAAAAGCAATTGCCTATCGGAGTAACACGTTAGAACGTGTTATACAATGCATCATTGAAAAGCAATCCCTGTTTTTTGAACATGGAGCTCATATGCTGCAATCATTAACATTAAAAGATATTGCAGACGAATTGGAACTCCATGTGTCAACGATAAGCCGCGCTATCGCTCAAAAGTACGTACAAACTCCAACTGGAATTTTACCATTAAATTTCTTTTTACAAACTGGAATTAAACAAACAAATGGTACAAAGGCTGCTGCATCTGCTGTTAAAAAATTTATCGTTGACCTTATAGATAGTGAAGATAAGCGTAAGCCTTTTTCTGATGAAAAAATACGGAGATTATTAGCGGATCATTATGATATTACAATTGCAAGGCGTACGGTCATGAAATACAGAGAACAAATGCAAATACCATCATCAACAAAAAGAAAGGAGCGATAG
- a CDS encoding RNase H family protein, whose protein sequence is MIEVYTDGASNGDPGPSGAGIYIKQGHNQYNYTFFLGNLSNHEAEFHAVIQALIICKEKFPNEILSFRADSKIVVETIEKNYTKNKAFIPLLQTIHEHSSHFPHFFIKWIPEKQNMHADKLARQAIRNHHSKIR, encoded by the coding sequence ATGATAGAGGTATACACAGACGGGGCATCTAATGGAGACCCCGGACCTAGCGGAGCCGGTATTTATATCAAGCAAGGACATAACCAGTACAATTATACCTTCTTTTTAGGTAATCTTTCTAACCATGAAGCTGAATTTCATGCTGTTATCCAAGCTTTAATTATCTGTAAAGAAAAATTCCCAAATGAAATCTTATCATTTCGCGCCGATTCCAAAATCGTTGTTGAAACAATTGAGAAGAATTATACAAAAAACAAAGCGTTTATCCCGTTGTTACAAACAATCCATGAGCATTCTTCTCACTTTCCTCACTTTTTTATTAAATGGATTCCTGAAAAACAAAATATGCACGCAGATAAATTAGCTCGACAAGCGATTCGAAACCACCATTCAAAAATTAGATAA